The Komagataeibacter sp. FNDCR2 nucleotide sequence GTCGCGCCATCGGTGACCGAGTTCGTGATGCGGATGATTGGCAAGGCGCGCCCCATGGGGGTGCTTTTTTACGGCTCCGTCCTGCGCGAACCCGATCCTGAAGGCGTTCTGGATTTCTATGTCATTGTCGAGCGGCTGGAGGACTGGAACGCCGGTTACCTGGCGCGTGAAGCCAACCGCCTTCTGCCCCCCAATGTGGAATATCATGAGATCGCGGCAGGCGGGCAGGTCATGCGCGCCAAGGTGGCCATCCTGTCCATTGCCCAGTTCCGGCGCATGACGGGGCAGGCAACGCTCGATACCACCGTGTGGGCGCGTTTCTGCCAGCCCGTGCGGCTTGTGTGGGTGCGGGATCCGGGCGCGGCGGACGCCATCCTCGCCTGTATCATCCGCGCGGTGGCGCAGGCCGGCCGGTGGGCCGCCGCACTGGGGCCGGAGCGGGGCACGGCGGATGAATTCTGGCTTGCCCTGTTCGCCCATACCTATGGCGCGGAACTGCGGGTGGAAAATGGACGCAGGCCCCGGACCCTGCTGGGTGGGGCGGAAGCACGCTACAGAACCCTGCTGCCTGACATATGGACAGCGGAAGGACTTGCATTCGACCGTGACGGCACGATCCTGACCCCCCATCTGTCCCCCACGCGTCGCCGCGCCCTACAGGACGGATGGTGGTTGCGCGGGCGGCTGGGACGGGTTCTGAACGTAAGCCGCCTGTTCAAGGCCGCCTTCACCTTTGAAGGCGGCGCGCGCTATATCGCATGGAAAATCCGGCGGCATTCCGGCATCGAACTGCCGCTGGGGCCATTTTCCGAACGGCACCCGCTGATCTGCCTGCCCTATCTGTTATGGAAGCTGAGACAGGCCGGTCTGTTCAGGCGGCGCGGTTGATTCCCATTTCCGCCGCGACAACCGCGAATATCTCGACAGCGCGGTCGATCTGTTCGGGGGTATGCGTCGCCATGACGGAGGTGCGCAGCAGCGGGTGCTGGTCAGGTGTTGCGGGCGGAAGGCTGAGGTTGACGTAAACCCCCAGATCCAGCAGCCGGTTCCAGAACGCCACGGCAACCGGGATATCATCAAGCACGACGGAAACAACCGGGCTGGCCTGTGGCCCCGTACGCAGCCCGGCGGCCTGAAGGCCCGCATGCAGCCTGCGCGCATTGTCCATCAACCGCACACGCAGTTCAGGCTGGCGCTCCATTTCCTCCAGCGCCGCCATGGTCGCGGCAATGACTTCCGGCGGGAGCGACGCGGTAAACATATAGGGGCGCGAACACAGACGGATCAGGTCCAGCCCGGCATGGTTGGAAACACAGTAGCCACCAACCGTGCCAAGGCTTTTGGAAAAGGTGCCGACGACAAAGTCCACATCGTCTTCCACCCCGTCGGCTTCCGCCACGCCGCGGCCGTGTTCGCCCATGACGCCGACGGAATGGGCCTCATCCGCCAGCAGCCACGCACCCGTTTCCCGCTTGACCGCCGCGAACTCCGCCATGGGAACCACGTCGCCCATCATGGAATAGATGCCTTCGACCACGACCAGCTTGGCGCCCGGCGTGCCATCGAGCCGGC carries:
- the spt gene encoding serine palmitoyltransferase; its protein translation is MSIFSKYEALSASLATVTAGGGRNPFDVVIEKPISSTVGLIEGRETLLFGTNNYLGLSQSPAAIEAAVAAARAYGVGTTGSRIANGTQGLHRQLEERLAAFFRRRHCMVFSTGYQANLGTISALAGKDDYLLLDADSHASIYDGSRLGHAQVIRFRHNDADDLRKRLRRLDGTPGAKLVVVEGIYSMMGDVVPMAEFAAVKRETGAWLLADEAHSVGVMGEHGRGVAEADGVEDDVDFVVGTFSKSLGTVGGYCVSNHAGLDLIRLCSRPYMFTASLPPEVIAATMAALEEMERQPELRVRLMDNARRLHAGLQAAGLRTGPQASPVVSVVLDDIPVAVAFWNRLLDLGVYVNLSLPPATPDQHPLLRTSVMATHTPEQIDRAVEIFAVVAAEMGINRAA